Part of the Cololabis saira isolate AMF1-May2022 chromosome 15, fColSai1.1, whole genome shotgun sequence genome, tttgaatttgtatgtCTCCTGCtttgattacattttagatTATTGAGGTAATCGCCTGAAGGTTTTCAACAATGAATTTTGCATTAAATGAGTACTTATTGGTTGACTTTGACTTCGATTTCTCATAAatttgtcttaaaatgtaagataataGACCTTGGTTGGGCTGGtggtggaaaatgtcccttatttttaatccaaaacttgacaggtatgtcaATAGTTGtgtatccatttttttttttttttttttttatttaaatcttgGAATACAATGAAAAATGAAGAACAAAGATACAGAGATTCCAGCACcaaattgaaaagaaataaacaaaataatatatataaatgacaagacagttgaatgtaaattaaaaagataattaaaaataaaaacagcataatGTGCGAGTAGGCTTAGGTTTCATGTAAACAAATTCAGCGATTAGTTGTGTAtccatctacaggactgtctcagaaaatgagttctttattttctgtaatgcaattaaaaaaacaaaaatgtcatacattctggattcattacaaatcaactgaaatattgcaagccttttattattttaatattgctgaatatggtttacagtttaagagtaagattcccagaatgttctaattttttgagataggatatttgagttttcttaagctgtaaaccatgatcagcaatattaaaataataaaaggcttgcaatatttcagttgatatgtaatgaatccagaatgtatgacatttttgtttttgtaattgcaatacagaaaataaagaactaattttctgagacagtcctgtagatggaTACACAACTAATCGCTGAATTTGTTTACATGAAACCTAAGCCTACTCGCAAattatgctgtttttatttttaattatctttttaatttacattcaactgtcttgtcatttatatatattattttgtttatttcttttcaatttgGTGCTGGAATCTCGGTatctttgttctttatttttcattgtattccaagatttaaataaaaaaaaaaaatggatacaCAACTATTGACATAcgtgtcaagttttggattaaaaataagggacattttccaccaCCAGCCCAACCAAGGTCtattatcttacattttaagacaaatTTATGAGAAATCTAAGTCAAAGTCAACCAATAAGtacttctaattttctgagacagtcctgtatttaaaaAATGCGCTGGTAAGACGGCATCACAAGTGAGTCCGGAGAATTCTCGCGATAACCTACTGACTCCACCTTCTGAGCGATGGACCAATCAGCGGCGTCGGTGCTAGTGGGCGGAGTCAGCCGTCTCTTCTGAGAAGAAAGGCTCGCTCATCCACAGCAGACGCCGGTCGCCATTTTAAGGACTTGCGAAAAAAGCCGTGAAAAAGCGGCTCCTACGCAGCAAACGTCGAAGATTTTCGTTTTTTTGATTAATATAGTCGCCTAGATTTACGAATCAATGTCTCGATTCAACAATAACCGCGGCGGATTCGGGATGAACAGCTTCCAGCCGCGCAGAGGCGGCGGGCCCATCGGCCCCATGCGCGGCGGCTTGATGATGGGGAACCAGTTCCGGAGCCATCccttccagaaccagaaccagaaccggaggGGAGGGCATAATAACCACAATAACATCAACAAGGGACCGCAAAACACCCCGCAGAAGCAGATCCAGCCGACCCCGGCCGTGCCCGCGCCGACGCCCGGCCCGGCCCTCACCATGAAGGGGCCGGTGCAGGAGCAGCCCAAGCCGGCCCAGGACCAGGCGAAACCGACCCCCCCCGCGGCCGTGGCCAAGACCCAGACCCCCCCTCCCAAACCCAGCCCGaccccccctcagcccacccagcagaaccagaaccagcaggttAAACCACCGGTGGGGAATGGAAAAGAGAGTCCGaaaccagctccagctccacagCAGGGGcagaaaccaggaccaggaccccccCAGCAGAGTCCAAGATCAGGACCCGGACCCCAGCAGAGTCCCAGACCAGGACCCCCTCAGCAGAGTCCGAAACCTGCCCCCCagcagacccagaaccagaaaccTGGACCCCAACAGGGGCAGAAACCTCCCCCCCAGCAGAGCCCAAAACCAGCTCCAAGTCCACAACAGGGGCAGAGACCTGGACCCCCCCAACAGAGCCCCAGACCTGGACCCCCTCAACAAAGTCCAAGACCAGGACCCCCCCAGCAAAGTCCCAGACCTGGACCCCCTCAACAGAATCCCAGACCAGGCCCCCCCCAGCAGAGCCCCAAGCCAGGCCCCCACCAGGGCCAAAGACCAggcccccagcagcagcagaaccagaaccagaggccCGGGTTCCACCAGGGGCCCAGACCCGGCCCCCAGCCCGGACCCAGAGCAGCCCCGCCGCCGGCCCAGAAGATGGAGCCACGTGGTGCCAAAGAAACCCCCAGTTTCAGCGGCGCAGCCGACCCAGAGGGGAGCCAGGAGAAGGtctgttgtgttttttatttaattttaatggtAGAATGGCGTCGATCGTAGCCGTATATGCATTGACATATGCTTCACACAGACGCATCATCGACCGCTGGGGCGAGACAAttacggccgccatcttgggcCGGTGTTtgtgccaatttctgctacctgccgagaaatgctcctttgtggttctgcgcatgcgcacagtcgatttttcAAAGTTGCATCATTTcgtgcacgatgtaaaatggataatatgggatgttgagtatttgatccttcaaaatacactacccatgacattaatgcgttatacgataaagagggaaaaaccaattctatggctttatttgatattcattcagtcattggcctttatttagccaggcaggtcattaagaacacattcttatttacaatgacggcctggcaagcgacaaggaccacttgggggggaaaggaagtgggatAGGttgtaaaacacagtaaaattgtagctctacaaaggtagaaaaccattaggtagcactCTGCGGTCATCCTACCCATAGCATAAGACAGAACAGTATTGAAGATACCAGAGCACTTTGCTGCGTATTCCTGGACAAATCTGAGAACAATTGCTACCAgggataaaaaaattaaaaataataaggCTACACCACATTGTCAAACTCATCTGTCTTGCCCTGTAGAAAGGGAGCATGAGAAAGATGGTTTGCTCTCTATCATATAGTCGTGTTtttacatgtatgtgtgtattttttatatatatatatatatatatatatatatatatatatatatatatactattacTGTTAAGCCTACTATGAATATTAATATGTATTCTGCGAGTTATGACTGAGTGAAGCGAGTGCCcgctccaagatggcggccgcactGCTCGTCAGGGCCAATAGGTAGCAGCGGCCGATGAGGCGTTTATGTATACATGTCTATATGTGCTGGTTTCGTAACCAAAGGTTTGCTTGATATATGTAGCCTTTCCCAGCCCGAGCGGGCGGGGTTGCTTTTCTTTATGCTGCCAATCTCCTCTTTTTAGGGCAGCTTTCTGCAGCAACCTGCAATGGTTAAAAAaacgaataaataaaaataaagctgaCCTTCCATTAGTAATTTAAGTCGAAATGAATTGAGGGTACACAATAAATATTGATCCAATAATTTAATGGCTGAACGTTGATGTTATAAAGAACAAAATCTACACTGCTATATTTTCAGATTCAGaccactttattaatccctttgggaggttccctcgggaaattgacatctcactcactcagcactgtCAAAAATAAACACCCTGTAAATGACCCCAATGCACAGTATACAGTAGTTTACATGTGTAGTCTGCTTTTATATTGTtaatctgcttttattttatttccttttaacTTGAAtgtgctcttattttgaaaagacaagaaaaacggAAATTGACAAAGGGGTAAACAGTGTAGCAGCAACGCTAACATATGGTGCTCAATAAGATAAATGAGATAAAAGAAAGATGAAAGGGGAGAGTAGCAGGAGTTATGGCTCCAGTTCAGAGGGCAACAAGGTATTTTATTAATATGCCTCTAAAAGTTTTTAGTTTGAGTTGGGGTTTGGTGCAACATATAAGTTATTGTAGTTGTTTTGCCTTCTGTTTGCttgattttgattttgctcTTACGTTGGTCTATGAAGTCAAAGAAAAGGCACAATAAACGACTTAAGACCATCAGTCCTGGCTTGGTTTTATCTTGACTGGGTGCCATGTAGATAAGAATAAAgagtgcagtgccataaatagaattatatgAATATAAAAGAAATGAGTGTTATGAAATATTGCccaaagttattgcactgtcctggCTATTGTTATATTTTGGTTTAGTTGGTTGATTTGGTTATAGCTATTTTGGTCATATGCGTTGATGGGTGTTGATTTTggttaaaaccaaagaactatTCTTTTTGTTGCGTTGACAGGCATTCAAGGCAAGCCTGTCCATGCTACTGAAGCCCGGTGAGAAGACGTACACACAAAGATGCCGTCTCTTTGTTGGCAATCTGCCAAATGACATCAACGAGGACGACTTCAGGAGGATGTTTTCAAAATATGGAGAGCCCTCCGAGGTTTTCATCAACAAGGGCAAAGGATTTGGTTTCATCCGACTGGTAAGAATTGTGAAATTTATCAAATCTGCTACATCAGTACATAAAAAAACGAGAAAGATTGAATTTTATTTCAGCTGTATACACCAGTTATAAATGTTCATTAGCAATATGCAACCTCATCTTTTGCAGGAATCTCGAGCGCTGGCCGAAATAGCCAAAGCAGAGTTGGACGACACTCCGATGAGGAACAGACCCCTGCGCGTTAGATTTGCAACACATTCTGCAGCCCTTTCTGTGAAGAACCTGTCTCCATTTGTTTCCAATGAGCTCCTAGAAGAAGCTTTCTCTCAGTTTGGAATGGTTGAAAGGGCCATTGTTGTTGTGGATGATCGTGGACGCTCCTCGAGCAGGGGCATTGTGGAGTTTGCCTCCAGGGCAGCAGCCAGAAAGGCCCTGGATCGGTGCAATGAGGGCGTCTTCCTCCTCACTGTGTAAGTTACCCACCCTCCAAGCTATTTAAACTAAAAGATTATTTGATCTCTGGGCTTTTATTAATTTACCATTCTTTTCTTTGTCGTATTTCAGGTCACCCCGTCCTGTTGTCGTCGAGCCCCTCGACCAGTATGACTCTGAGGATGGTCTCCCAGAGAAATTGGCACAGAAGAACCCCAGATATCAAGCGTAAGCTTTTATTATTACACTATGAATTTTCCCTGTATGGGaaataattttaaaacaaaaaagtgtgtgaagttttcacCAAGTCTTTCgaatatgcgtgtgtgtgtgttgagtttaaCACTGTGAcctgtttttttgcagtgagcgtGATCAACCACCTCGCTTTGCTCGTCCTGGCACGTTTGAAT contains:
- the sfpq gene encoding splicing factor, proline- and glutamine-rich, whose product is MSRFNNNRGGFGMNSFQPRRGGGPIGPMRGGLMMGNQFRSHPFQNQNQNRRGGHNNHNNINKGPQNTPQKQIQPTPAVPAPTPGPALTMKGPVQEQPKPAQDQAKPTPPAAVAKTQTPPPKPSPTPPQPTQQNQNQQVKPPVGNGKESPKPAPAPQQGQKPGPGPPQQSPRSGPGPQQSPRPGPPQQSPKPAPQQTQNQKPGPQQGQKPPPQQSPKPAPSPQQGQRPGPPQQSPRPGPPQQSPRPGPPQQSPRPGPPQQNPRPGPPQQSPKPGPHQGQRPGPQQQQNQNQRPGFHQGPRPGPQPGPRAAPPPAQKMEPRGAKETPSFSGAADPEGSQEKAFKASLSMLLKPGEKTYTQRCRLFVGNLPNDINEDDFRRMFSKYGEPSEVFINKGKGFGFIRLESRALAEIAKAELDDTPMRNRPLRVRFATHSAALSVKNLSPFVSNELLEEAFSQFGMVERAIVVVDDRGRSSSRGIVEFASRAAARKALDRCNEGVFLLTVSPRPVVVEPLDQYDSEDGLPEKLAQKNPRYQAERDQPPRFARPGTFEFEYSKRWKSLDEMEKQQRQQVEKNMREAREKLESEMEDAYHEHQANMLRQELLRRQEELRRMEEIHSQEMQKRKEMQLRQEEERRRREEELLRKREMEEQIRRQREENYRMGNFMDRDMEMRMHTSAALGVNEMAFGGSGQKFPMNALGFEGQQGMGSSSAGLMANEMRNERFGQGGQRGMVPGAAGYGRVREEFDGPVKKARF